In the Synechococcus sp. Nb3U1 genome, one interval contains:
- a CDS encoding sensor histidine kinase → MSEWLHEWFSPQGFMPHGQCYLWEQDLLWLHAIADSLISLAYCSIPLLLVYFIRQRQDVPFQRILVLFSLFITLCGLTHLMEVWTLWHPAYWVSGWLKGLTALVSLYTVVEMIPILPKALSLPSPTALAELNQALAREIQERQAAEGQIRQLNERLQSQVDELERLNFLKDDFLSTISHELRTPLTSICLSVELLQTSLRQLPLSEKQQQYLALLRQECQREIDLVEDLLILQELEINSYSKSPEDLNLAQRLPTWVQPLQGRARAAQQDLSLQILSSFPPLRLDANSLERILRELIVNACKHGDRPGQIQIQASLESNPISKNGLSCLLLQVRNTGSIPPTELPYLFNSFYRVPQADPWKQGGTGLGLALVKKLVESMQGKITAKSEDGWVSFRVELPVALSLEAKADISLNHR, encoded by the coding sequence GTGAGCGAATGGCTGCACGAGTGGTTCTCCCCGCAAGGATTCATGCCCCATGGCCAGTGCTATCTGTGGGAGCAGGATTTGCTGTGGTTACACGCCATTGCCGATAGCCTGATCAGCTTGGCCTATTGCTCGATTCCGCTGTTGTTGGTCTACTTCATCCGACAACGACAAGACGTTCCATTTCAGCGAATCCTCGTTTTGTTCAGCCTCTTCATCACCTTGTGTGGCCTGACCCACCTGATGGAGGTATGGACGCTTTGGCACCCCGCCTACTGGGTCTCTGGCTGGCTTAAAGGATTGACAGCACTGGTTTCTCTTTATACTGTTGTTGAAATGATCCCGATTTTACCAAAAGCCCTGAGCTTGCCCAGCCCTACCGCCCTGGCCGAGCTCAATCAAGCCTTGGCCCGCGAGATTCAAGAACGGCAAGCAGCCGAAGGACAAATCCGTCAATTAAATGAACGGCTGCAAAGCCAGGTAGATGAGCTGGAGCGGCTGAACTTTCTGAAAGATGATTTCTTGAGCACCATTTCCCATGAGTTGCGCACTCCCCTCACTAGCATTTGCCTTTCGGTAGAGTTGTTGCAGACGTCTTTGCGCCAGCTCCCCCTCTCTGAAAAGCAGCAGCAGTATCTGGCTTTGCTGCGGCAGGAGTGCCAACGGGAGATTGATTTGGTGGAAGATCTGCTCATTTTGCAAGAGCTGGAGATCAATTCCTATTCCAAAAGCCCAGAAGATCTAAATCTTGCTCAGCGCCTACCCACCTGGGTACAACCGCTGCAGGGGCGGGCACGAGCAGCTCAACAGGATCTGAGCTTGCAGATTCTCTCTTCCTTCCCGCCGTTGCGATTGGATGCCAACAGTTTGGAGCGCATTTTGAGGGAGCTGATCGTCAATGCCTGCAAACATGGAGATCGCCCCGGTCAAATTCAGATACAAGCCAGCCTAGAGTCCAACCCCATCAGCAAAAACGGCCTCTCCTGCCTGTTATTGCAGGTGCGCAACACCGGGAGTATTCCCCCGACAGAGCTGCCCTACCTGTTCAATTCGTTTTATCGGGTGCCCCAGGCGGATCCCTGGAAACAAGGGGGCACAGGGTTGGGGCTAGCCTTGGTCAAAAAGCTAGTGGAGTCAATGCAGGGCAAGATTACCGCCAAAAGCGAGGATGGCTGGGTTAGCTTCCGGGTAGAGTTGCCGGTGGCTCTCAGCCTTGAGGCAAAAGCCGATATCTCCCTCAACCACCGTTAG
- the smpB gene encoding SsrA-binding protein SmpB gives MAVDPNVKTIVDNRRARFEYEILETYEAGIQLTGTEVKSVRAGKANLQDAFALFRDGEAWLHNLHISPHGTASKVFNHDPTRRRKLLLHRKEINRMMGLVEQKGLTVIPLKLVLNRGWIKAHLGVARGKKLHDKRQAIKDRQTQRDIQRELKER, from the coding sequence ATGGCCGTTGATCCTAATGTCAAAACTATTGTCGATAACCGCCGTGCCCGCTTCGAGTACGAAATCTTGGAGACCTACGAAGCCGGGATCCAACTGACCGGGACGGAGGTGAAATCGGTACGAGCGGGGAAGGCCAACCTGCAAGATGCATTTGCCCTCTTTCGGGATGGAGAAGCCTGGCTACACAATTTACACATTTCCCCCCACGGCACCGCCAGCAAAGTGTTTAACCACGATCCCACCCGGCGGCGCAAGCTGCTGCTACACCGCAAAGAGATCAACCGCATGATGGGCTTGGTGGAGCAAAAAGGGCTGACGGTGATCCCCCTGAAGTTGGTGCTCAACCGCGGCTGGATCAAGGCTCATCTCGGGGTGGCTCGTGGCAAAAAATTACACGACAAGCGCCAAGCGATCAAAGATCGGCAAACCCAGCGGGATATCCAACGGGAGTTGAAAGAACGGTAA
- the der gene encoding ribosome biogenesis GTPase Der codes for MPLPLVAIVGRPNVGKSTLLNRMAGARSAIVHDEPGVTRDRLYQEVEWNGRRLRVVDTGGLIFGDESEFLPHIRQQAMAAIAEAQAVIFVVDGMEGLLPADAEVADWLRKQPLPVVVAVNKCESGQMGLAQAAAFWELGLGDPIPCSGIHGNGVAEVLEAVLPHLPESVADASEPEPIAISVVGRPNVGKSSLLNRLVGSERAIVSPISGTTRDAIDTVIEWEGQPYRLIDTAGIRKKNRVDYGVEFFSINRAFKAIQRSDGVLLVIDALDGVTEQDQKLASRIEEEGRACVIVVNKWDAIEDKDTYTLNEFTRDIRAKLYFLEWAPILFVSALTGQRTQKIFEHINRVVAAHRKRISTAVVNEVLQDALSWQSPPTNRQGKQGKIYYGTQVSDRPPTFVLFVNDPELFKDNYRRFMEKHFRQNLDFTGTPIRFRWRGKSERSVGRAVQKLQGSPASR; via the coding sequence GTGCCGTTACCGCTTGTGGCCATTGTGGGTCGCCCAAATGTGGGCAAATCCACCCTCCTCAATCGTATGGCGGGGGCGCGTTCGGCCATTGTGCATGATGAGCCAGGGGTAACGCGGGATCGCCTGTACCAAGAGGTGGAGTGGAATGGGCGCCGGTTGCGGGTGGTGGATACCGGCGGCCTAATTTTTGGGGATGAGAGCGAATTTCTGCCCCACATTCGTCAGCAAGCGATGGCAGCAATAGCTGAGGCTCAGGCAGTGATCTTCGTGGTGGATGGCATGGAGGGGTTGCTCCCTGCCGATGCAGAAGTGGCGGATTGGCTGCGCAAACAACCCCTGCCGGTGGTGGTGGCGGTCAATAAGTGCGAGTCCGGGCAAATGGGCCTGGCACAGGCGGCAGCCTTTTGGGAACTGGGGCTAGGGGATCCGATCCCTTGCTCTGGCATTCATGGCAATGGCGTGGCGGAGGTACTAGAGGCGGTATTGCCACACTTGCCCGAGTCGGTTGCAGACGCCTCAGAACCAGAGCCGATTGCCATCTCCGTAGTGGGGCGGCCCAATGTCGGTAAATCCAGCCTACTCAACCGTCTGGTGGGATCCGAACGGGCCATTGTCAGCCCCATTTCCGGTACCACCCGCGATGCCATCGATACCGTGATCGAGTGGGAGGGGCAGCCTTATCGCCTCATCGATACCGCCGGGATCCGCAAAAAAAACCGGGTGGACTACGGGGTGGAGTTTTTCAGCATCAACCGCGCCTTTAAGGCGATTCAACGCTCAGATGGGGTGTTGCTGGTGATCGACGCCTTGGATGGAGTGACGGAGCAGGATCAAAAGCTAGCCAGCCGCATTGAAGAAGAGGGCCGCGCCTGCGTGATTGTGGTCAACAAATGGGATGCCATCGAAGACAAAGACACCTACACCCTCAACGAATTCACCCGCGATATTCGTGCCAAACTTTACTTCTTGGAATGGGCACCCATACTCTTTGTCAGCGCCCTCACTGGCCAACGCACCCAAAAGATTTTTGAACACATCAACAGAGTTGTGGCTGCCCATCGCAAACGCATCTCCACCGCTGTGGTGAATGAAGTCTTGCAGGATGCCCTCTCCTGGCAATCGCCCCCCACCAATCGCCAAGGCAAACAGGGAAAAATCTACTACGGCACCCAGGTTTCGGATCGGCCCCCCACGTTTGTGTTGTTTGTCAATGACCCGGAACTGTTCAAGGATAATTACCGTCGCTTCATGGAGAAGCATTTCCGCCAAAACCTAGACTTTACAGGTACCCCGATTCGCTTTCGTTGGCGCGGCAAATCCGAGCGCTCGGTAGGGCGGGCTGTGCAGAAATTGCAGGGATCCCCAGCCTCTCGCTAG
- a CDS encoding aspartate aminotransferase — protein MNRALIPAQRLNKLPAYVFARLDELKARARQQGLDLIDLGMGNPDGPTPQPVVEAAQAAIADPAHHGYPPFEGTASFRQAITDWYHRRYGVELDPNGEALPLLGSKEGLTHLALAYVDPGDLVLVPSPAYPAHFRGPMIAGGQIYPMILRAEKNWLINLEEIPAEVAQKARVLYFNYPNNPTAAVAPRSFFEAVVEFARRYDLILVHDLCYAELAFDGYQPTSLLQIPGAKDLAVEFHTLSKTYNMAGWRVGFVVGNRQIIQSLRTLKTNLDYGIFAAIQKAAETALRLPDSYLHQVQERYRARRDYLIGRLAELGWRIPPTQATMYLWIPTPRTTSGAAESSTEFALRVLESTGVVVTPGNAFGEGGEGYVRISLIADCERMGQAIDRWLEAGIRYS, from the coding sequence ATGAACCGCGCCCTCATCCCCGCTCAACGGCTGAATAAACTGCCCGCCTATGTCTTTGCCCGTTTGGATGAGCTGAAGGCCCGCGCCCGCCAGCAAGGTTTGGATCTGATTGACTTGGGCATGGGCAATCCCGATGGCCCCACCCCGCAGCCGGTGGTAGAAGCCGCCCAGGCGGCGATTGCGGATCCCGCCCACCACGGCTACCCACCTTTTGAAGGCACCGCCAGTTTCCGGCAGGCGATTACGGACTGGTACCACCGCCGCTATGGGGTGGAGTTGGATCCGAATGGGGAAGCTTTACCCCTACTGGGATCCAAAGAGGGGTTGACCCATTTGGCCTTGGCCTATGTGGATCCGGGGGACTTGGTGTTGGTGCCCAGCCCCGCCTACCCAGCCCATTTCCGGGGGCCGATGATTGCAGGCGGGCAGATTTACCCCATGATCCTGCGGGCGGAGAAGAACTGGCTGATCAATCTGGAGGAAATTCCTGCAGAAGTGGCCCAGAAAGCGCGGGTGCTCTATTTCAACTACCCGAATAACCCAACGGCGGCTGTTGCCCCACGCTCTTTTTTTGAGGCGGTGGTGGAGTTTGCTCGGCGCTACGATCTGATTTTGGTGCATGACCTTTGCTACGCAGAGTTGGCCTTTGATGGGTATCAACCCACTAGCTTGTTGCAAATTCCGGGAGCTAAAGATCTGGCGGTGGAGTTTCACACCCTTTCCAAAACTTACAATATGGCCGGATGGCGGGTGGGGTTTGTGGTGGGCAATCGCCAGATCATCCAAAGCCTGCGCACCCTGAAAACCAACCTGGATTACGGCATCTTCGCCGCGATTCAAAAGGCTGCCGAAACCGCCTTGCGCCTGCCGGATAGCTATCTCCATCAGGTGCAAGAACGCTACCGCGCCCGCCGCGATTATTTGATTGGTCGCTTGGCGGAACTGGGCTGGCGCATTCCTCCAACTCAGGCGACGATGTATCTCTGGATCCCAACCCCCCGTACCACCAGTGGGGCAGCCGAAAGCTCGACAGAATTTGCTCTACGGGTTTTGGAGTCAACAGGGGTAGTGGTGACTCCCGGCAATGCCTTTGGGGAAGGGGGCGAGGGCTATGTGCGCATTAGCTTAATCGCCGATTGTGAGCGCATGGGGCAAGCCATTGACCGTTGGCTGGAGGCCGGGATCCGCTACAGCTAG
- a CDS encoding Vgb family protein, whose product MSSKNEWGFRWIGAAGSLALMLLSACGSSSPTSPVMSPLPLGRLLVGNTRGNNVVQFDPESGAYLGEFIPAGSGGLFSPDAIILGPDANGDGIPDLYISSGNQPAGSGEAASSVLRFDGLTGSFLDAFVADDPATDTDETGGLLRPYGIAFGPDGNLYVSSFLTDQILRYSGSTGAFLDIYAQGDGLPGGLNGPNGLLFGSDGALYVTTQGSVAVEGEPDFSRGLPSQILRYELSSGSSSVFATPDPLEGGAGFVSLLGLAIGPNGALYVSDFGGGIRFYDLGSGSELGSFSTDFTGADPSGNFVGSLSFGLNGILYSVGFDYREGANNIGALLRYNTTAGIPAGDPGATFVAPTPVLQRPIGILFY is encoded by the coding sequence ATGAGTTCTAAGAATGAATGGGGTTTCCGTTGGATTGGGGCTGCCGGATCGCTGGCCTTGATGTTGCTGAGTGCCTGTGGCAGCAGTTCCCCCACCAGCCCGGTGATGAGTCCTTTGCCTCTGGGGCGGCTGTTGGTGGGCAATACCCGTGGCAATAACGTGGTGCAGTTTGATCCTGAATCGGGGGCCTACTTGGGAGAGTTCATCCCAGCAGGATCTGGGGGTTTGTTCTCCCCCGATGCGATCATTCTTGGCCCCGATGCCAATGGCGATGGGATCCCGGATCTCTATATTTCTAGCGGCAATCAACCGGCTGGCAGCGGGGAGGCAGCCTCTTCGGTGTTGCGGTTTGATGGTCTGACGGGATCCTTTTTGGATGCTTTTGTGGCCGACGACCCTGCTACCGATACCGATGAAACGGGTGGCCTGCTACGCCCCTATGGGATCGCCTTTGGGCCGGATGGCAATTTGTACGTATCCAGCTTCTTGACGGATCAAATTTTGCGCTACAGCGGCTCCACAGGGGCTTTTCTGGATATCTATGCCCAGGGAGATGGTCTGCCGGGTGGGTTAAATGGCCCGAATGGATTGCTGTTTGGCTCTGATGGCGCGCTTTATGTCACCACCCAGGGTAGTGTGGCCGTGGAGGGGGAGCCGGATTTCAGCCGGGGGTTGCCCAGCCAGATCCTGCGCTACGAGCTCAGCAGCGGCAGCTCCAGTGTGTTTGCCACGCCGGATCCTTTGGAGGGTGGAGCCGGGTTTGTCAGCCTGTTGGGCTTGGCGATTGGGCCGAATGGCGCTCTCTACGTCAGCGATTTTGGGGGTGGGATCCGCTTTTACGACCTGGGCAGCGGCAGCGAGTTGGGATCTTTTTCCACCGATTTTACCGGGGCGGATCCCAGCGGCAACTTTGTTGGCAGCCTCAGCTTTGGCCTGAACGGCATTCTCTACAGTGTCGGCTTTGATTACCGCGAAGGGGCCAATAATATCGGGGCGCTCCTGCGCTACAACACCACCGCTGGGATCCCTGCTGGAGATCCAGGGGCAACCTTTGTGGCGCCCACCCCTGTTCTGCAGCGACCGATCGGCATCTTGTTCTACTAG
- a CDS encoding substrate-binding domain-containing protein yields MSASSRSSSRLIAVLSRRTLLKWAALTGGSALLGSCAALERTPPSSSTPTLNLFTVSDRFGTALQQIVPQFEAASGIRIVITINGYPELYQRAISDFIGGTAQADLYAVDIVWTGEWAENNYLVDLTDRLEENRAALALDDILPVMWKLGEWQGRQHAFPLAGYAGMLNYNRSALAGVGYPEGPKTLTELREAAEALTAGDVYGIAINGARGAAVAQDWMYYMLAHGGSLLDENGQPSVDSATNIAALEYFRDLFSFTPPGAISYAWPEREQAFNEGRAMMQMAWSTGLRDKLNPETSRIAGELGITGLPLADGVTPKYPFGGWGLGINCNSPNIEPAWEFIRWLAQPEMQKEFVRLGSEPIRRSTLTDPDLLAEFPYFAEVLPSLEQGDGDFRPRVPQYARLQDALGLVVNQVITDQLDPDVALQQVQAEMQPFFQS; encoded by the coding sequence ATGTCCGCTTCTTCTCGCTCCTCCTCTCGGCTGATCGCTGTCCTCTCCCGCCGTACTTTGCTCAAATGGGCCGCCCTCACCGGGGGATCCGCCCTGTTAGGCTCCTGTGCCGCCCTCGAACGTACCCCACCCAGCAGCAGCACACCCACCCTCAACCTGTTCACGGTTTCGGATCGCTTTGGCACTGCTTTACAGCAGATTGTCCCTCAGTTTGAGGCTGCTAGTGGCATTCGCATAGTCATCACCATCAACGGCTATCCAGAACTCTACCAACGGGCCATTTCCGACTTCATCGGCGGTACGGCGCAGGCGGATCTCTACGCCGTGGATATCGTCTGGACAGGAGAATGGGCGGAAAACAACTATCTGGTGGATTTGACCGATCGCTTGGAGGAGAATCGCGCTGCCCTCGCGCTCGATGACATTTTGCCCGTGATGTGGAAGCTAGGGGAATGGCAGGGGCGACAACATGCTTTCCCGTTGGCGGGCTATGCTGGCATGCTCAACTATAACCGCTCTGCCCTGGCTGGGGTGGGCTATCCTGAGGGCCCCAAAACCTTAACAGAATTGCGAGAAGCCGCCGAAGCTCTGACGGCAGGAGATGTCTACGGTATTGCCATCAACGGGGCGCGGGGGGCAGCCGTTGCCCAGGATTGGATGTACTACATGCTGGCCCATGGGGGTAGCCTTCTGGATGAGAATGGCCAACCTAGCGTCGACAGCGCCACCAATATCGCTGCTTTGGAGTACTTCCGAGATCTGTTTTCCTTTACGCCACCCGGAGCCATTTCTTATGCCTGGCCGGAACGGGAACAAGCCTTTAACGAAGGTCGGGCAATGATGCAAATGGCCTGGTCAACGGGGCTGCGGGACAAACTTAATCCCGAAACCTCTCGTATTGCCGGGGAACTGGGCATTACGGGCCTGCCTCTAGCAGATGGGGTGACACCCAAGTATCCCTTTGGAGGCTGGGGCTTGGGCATCAACTGCAACTCCCCTAATATCGAGCCGGCCTGGGAGTTCATCCGCTGGTTGGCACAGCCGGAGATGCAAAAAGAATTCGTTCGCCTGGGATCCGAGCCCATTCGCCGTAGCACTCTTACCGATCCAGACTTGCTGGCGGAGTTCCCCTACTTTGCTGAGGTCTTGCCTTCTCTAGAACAGGGAGATGGCGACTTCCGCCCACGGGTACCCCAATACGCCCGCCTACAGGATGCCCTTGGGTTGGTGGTGAATCAGGTGATCACCGATCAACTGGATCCCGATGTGGCTCTACAGCAGGTGCAAGCTGAGATGCAGCCCTTTTTTCAATCCTAA
- a CDS encoding citrate synthase produces MADGEYKPGLEGVPATRSNISFVDGQAGILEYRGIPIQELTAHSTFLETAYLLIFGELPTQSDLHSFEQAIRGHRRVKYRIRDMIKSFPESGHPMDALQTCVAGLGLFYPLQDVDPNYVFGTVTRLLSKLPTMVAMFHQMRQGNDPIPPDDSLDHSANFLYMLSGKKPDPWLARIFDTCLILHAEHTVNASTFALLVSASTLANPYSTLATAVGTLSGLLHGGANQQVMTLLRQIGSVENVRSFIEDKLAKKQRIMGLGHRVYKVKDPRAITLQRIAEELFERYGHDKYYDIAVEIERVCEELLGPKGIYPNVDFYSGLVYAKLGIPEDLFTPVFAIARAAGWLAHWREQLSDNRLFRPTQVYTGERNQRYIPLAERG; encoded by the coding sequence ATGGCGGATGGGGAATACAAACCAGGGTTAGAGGGCGTTCCGGCCACACGCTCCAACATCAGTTTTGTCGATGGCCAGGCGGGGATCCTGGAGTATCGTGGCATCCCGATTCAGGAGTTGACCGCCCACAGTACCTTTTTGGAGACTGCCTATCTGCTTATTTTTGGGGAGCTGCCGACCCAGTCGGATCTGCACAGTTTTGAGCAGGCGATCCGGGGCCATCGGCGGGTGAAATACCGTATCCGCGACATGATCAAGTCTTTTCCCGAGTCGGGCCACCCGATGGATGCGCTGCAAACCTGTGTGGCGGGCTTAGGTCTGTTTTACCCGCTACAGGATGTGGATCCCAATTATGTGTTCGGCACCGTCACCCGCTTGCTGTCGAAGCTGCCGACGATGGTGGCGATGTTCCACCAAATGCGTCAGGGCAACGACCCGATCCCACCGGACGATAGCCTGGATCATTCCGCCAATTTTCTCTACATGCTCTCGGGCAAGAAGCCGGATCCCTGGTTGGCCCGCATTTTCGATACCTGCCTGATTTTGCACGCCGAACACACCGTTAACGCCTCTACCTTTGCCCTTTTGGTGAGTGCCTCCACCTTGGCTAACCCCTACAGCACCCTGGCGACGGCAGTGGGTACCCTTTCGGGGTTATTGCATGGGGGGGCCAACCAACAGGTGATGACGCTGTTGCGGCAGATCGGCTCGGTGGAAAATGTGCGCTCTTTTATCGAAGATAAGCTGGCCAAAAAACAGCGCATTATGGGCCTTGGGCACCGCGTCTATAAGGTGAAGGATCCCCGTGCCATTACCTTGCAGCGAATCGCGGAAGAACTGTTTGAGCGCTACGGCCACGACAAATACTACGACATCGCTGTGGAAATAGAGCGAGTATGTGAGGAGCTGCTGGGGCCGAAGGGGATTTATCCGAATGTGGATTTCTACTCAGGGTTGGTCTACGCCAAGTTGGGGATCCCGGAAGATTTGTTTACGCCGGTTTTTGCCATTGCTCGTGCGGCGGGGTGGTTGGCCCATTGGCGGGAGCAGTTGTCGGATAATCGGCTGTTCCGACCGACACAGGTCTACACTGGCGAACGGAACCAACGCTATATCCCTCTGGCGGAGCGGGGTTGA
- a CDS encoding permease, with protein MDSPLWRDGFTLFLSIVVQAMPFLLLGVFLSGLLAVFVDGSQLARFLPKGKVGSAVAGGALGFFFPVCECGNLPVARQLVLKGIPPHVAVAFLLAAPVFNPVVIFSTWIAFRAMPEIVLYRILFSFGIAVAIGLLFSLQKDLQPLLHPAVWRELQRNTAPTDALATSTSSSLLQGGTFWRGARPTPAQPAPAGSLLTLQTAEEVYQSALAAPPRLPWQQKRSVLLQTWAREIRELGSVLILGSAMAALIQTVIPRSFLLDYGQDALVSILIMMALAAIISICSTVDAFFALSFAATFTPGSLLAFMVFGPMVDLKAIGLMLTLFKPRAIFYLVILTLQFTLVGALAINYYGG; from the coding sequence TTGGACTCTCCCCTTTGGCGGGATGGATTCACCCTATTTTTGAGCATTGTGGTGCAAGCGATGCCATTTTTGCTCTTGGGGGTCTTTCTCTCGGGGCTGCTGGCGGTGTTTGTGGATGGATCCCAGTTGGCCCGCTTTTTACCCAAAGGCAAGGTGGGCAGCGCGGTGGCCGGTGGAGCCTTGGGGTTCTTTTTCCCGGTGTGTGAATGTGGCAACCTACCCGTGGCCCGTCAACTGGTGCTGAAAGGGATCCCTCCCCATGTGGCGGTGGCCTTTCTGTTGGCGGCGCCGGTGTTTAACCCGGTGGTGATTTTCTCCACTTGGATCGCCTTTCGCGCCATGCCGGAGATTGTACTTTACCGGATTCTCTTTTCCTTTGGGATCGCGGTGGCCATTGGCTTGCTCTTTAGCCTGCAAAAAGATCTCCAACCGTTATTGCACCCGGCGGTCTGGCGGGAACTACAGCGTAACACCGCCCCAACAGATGCCTTAGCCACGTCCACAAGCTCTTCACTACTTCAAGGGGGCACGTTCTGGCGCGGAGCTCGACCCACACCAGCTCAGCCTGCCCCTGCTGGATCCCTGTTGACCCTACAAACCGCGGAGGAAGTTTACCAATCGGCCCTAGCTGCTCCCCCCCGCCTACCTTGGCAGCAAAAAAGGTCTGTGCTGCTGCAAACTTGGGCCAGAGAGATCCGCGAGCTGGGATCCGTGCTGATTTTGGGTTCGGCGATGGCGGCCTTGATTCAAACGGTGATCCCCCGTTCATTCCTGTTGGATTATGGCCAAGATGCGCTGGTGTCGATCTTGATCATGATGGCGCTAGCAGCGATCATCTCCATTTGCTCGACGGTGGATGCCTTTTTTGCCCTTTCTTTTGCGGCCACCTTTACACCGGGATCCCTGTTGGCGTTTATGGTGTTTGGGCCGATGGTGGACTTAAAGGCAATTGGTCTGATGCTGACTTTGTTCAAGCCAAGAGCTATTTTTTATCTGGTGATTTTGACGCTTCAGTTCACGTTGGTGGGGGCTTTGGCCATCAACTACTACGGTGGTTAA